A genomic region of Lycorma delicatula isolate Av1 chromosome 4, ASM4794821v1, whole genome shotgun sequence contains the following coding sequences:
- the DCTN5-p25 gene encoding dynactin 5, p25 subunit: MELKDIYYNKSEYVETASGNKVSRQTVLCGSQNIVLNGKVIVQSDAIIRGDLANVRTGRYCIISKNSVIRPPFKKFSKGVAFFPLHMGDHVFVGENSVINAAAVGSYVYIGNNVVIGRRCILKDCCRIADNTILPPETVVPPFTMYSGSPGLCVDELPEVTQDIMVDFTRSYYQHFVPAPLI; the protein is encoded by the exons atggaactgaaagatatttattacaacaaatccGAATATGTGGAAACA gcCTCTGGTAATAAAGTCAGTCGTCAAACAGTTTTATGTGGttcacaaaatattgttttaaatggtaAAGTTATTGTACAGTCTGATGCTATAATTCGAGGAGATTTAGCTAATGTTAGAACTGGACGTTATTGTATTATtagcaaaaattctgtaataagaccaccatttaaaaaatttagtaaagg TGTTGCCTTTTTTCCACTTCACATGGGTGATCATGTTTTTGTTGGCGAAAATTCTGTCATTAATGCTGCAGCTGTAGGATCATATGTTTACATAGGAAATAATGTTGTGATT ggTCGTCGTtgtattttaaaagattgttGCCGGATCGCAGATAATACAATTCTTCCTCCAGAGACTGTTGTGCCACCTTTTACAATGTATAGTGGTTCACCTGGTTTATGTGTCGATGAACTTCCTGAAGTTACGCAAGATATAATGGTGGATTTTACTCGAAGTTATTATCAGCATTTTGTACCAGCTCCTttgatatag